The following proteins come from a genomic window of Achromobacter sp. AONIH1:
- the xerC gene encoding tyrosine recombinase XerC, which yields MTQADTADAPSEPLPGPMQDWLRHLEANRRYSPHTLAGYRRELHFLHELAGKAGQPLDKLANGHIRQFVARLHAQGRGPRSLARTLAAWRGFYKWWAPAMDMAGNPVAGVRAPKAPRALPKALSVDQTQALLDRAPAQVANEPAALRDQAMFELFYSSGLRLSELVGLDLRYERSAQYESRGWLNLDEAEVVVLGKGGKRRSVPVGQAALAALRKWIAARPQLMPFSAAPEDAAALFLGARGRRISPRVVQLQLARVAREAGLPTHVHPHVLRHSFASHVLQSAQDLRAVQEMLGHANISTTQVYTRLDFQHLAKAYDQAHPRAGRKS from the coding sequence ATGACGCAAGCCGACACTGCCGACGCCCCGTCCGAACCGCTGCCCGGTCCCATGCAGGACTGGCTGCGGCACCTGGAAGCCAACCGCCGCTACTCGCCGCACACGCTGGCCGGCTACCGCCGCGAACTGCATTTCCTGCACGAACTGGCCGGCAAGGCCGGCCAGCCGCTGGACAAGCTGGCCAACGGCCATATCCGCCAATTCGTGGCGCGATTGCACGCGCAGGGCCGCGGCCCGCGCAGCCTGGCCCGCACGCTGGCCGCCTGGCGCGGCTTCTACAAATGGTGGGCGCCAGCGATGGACATGGCCGGCAATCCGGTGGCCGGCGTGCGCGCGCCCAAGGCCCCGCGCGCCCTGCCCAAGGCGCTGTCGGTGGACCAGACCCAGGCACTGCTGGACCGCGCGCCCGCCCAGGTCGCCAACGAACCGGCGGCCCTGCGCGACCAGGCCATGTTCGAACTGTTCTATTCCAGCGGCCTGCGGCTGTCCGAACTGGTCGGCCTGGACCTGCGCTATGAACGCTCCGCGCAATACGAGTCGCGCGGCTGGCTCAACCTGGACGAAGCGGAGGTCGTGGTGCTGGGCAAGGGCGGCAAGCGCCGTTCGGTGCCCGTGGGCCAGGCCGCATTGGCGGCCCTGCGCAAGTGGATCGCGGCGCGGCCGCAGCTGATGCCCTTCAGCGCCGCGCCCGAGGATGCCGCCGCCCTGTTCCTGGGCGCGCGCGGCCGCCGCATCTCGCCGCGCGTAGTGCAGCTGCAGCTGGCGCGCGTGGCGCGCGAGGCCGGCCTGCCCACGCATGTGCATCCGCACGTGCTGCGGCACAGCTTCGCCAGCCACGTGCTGCAATCGGCCCAGGACCTGCGCGCCGTACAGGAAATGCTGGGCCACGCCAACATCTCCACCACCCAGGTCTACACGCGCCTGGACTTCCAGCATCTGGCCAAGGCCTACGATCAGGCGCATCCGCGCGCCGGCCGCAAGTCCTGA
- a CDS encoding BrnA antitoxin family protein, giving the protein MTPITLRIPVDVVESMKTIAPQRGFSGYQALLKSYLSEGLRRDEQQFASASHARLVEALKRHGVSPTLIEQAEREAADA; this is encoded by the coding sequence ATGACCCCGATCACGCTGCGCATTCCGGTGGACGTGGTCGAATCGATGAAGACCATCGCGCCGCAACGCGGTTTTTCCGGATACCAGGCCCTGCTCAAGTCATACCTCAGCGAAGGCTTGCGCCGTGACGAGCAGCAGTTCGCTTCCGCCTCGCACGCCCGGCTGGTTGAAGCACTCAAGCGCCATGGCGTTTCCCCTACGCTGATCGAGCAGGCCGAACGCGAAGCGGCCGACGCCTGA
- the cas1f gene encoding type I-F CRISPR-associated endonuclease Cas1f, whose amino-acid sequence MEAIRAADLKSILHSKRANIYYLEHCRVLINGGRVEYVTDTGKKQLYWNIPIANTTSILLGTGTSVTQAAMRELAKAGVLVGFCGGGGTPLFSVNELDVEVAWFAPQSEYRPTEYLQAWVRFWFDDGLRLHAAKQLQAARLQCLHAAWTTRATRESGFEVDGERLTALLRQAGTQIDNAPDVTALLVGEAQLTKSLFKLAVDTVGYGDFTRAKRGSGTDIANRYLDHGNYLAYGLGATATWVLGLPHGLAVLHGKTRRGGLVFDAADLIKDAVILPQAFLSAMRGDDEQQFRRQCIEALTRNEALDFVIDTLKRIALETSRLAAPADNVESRP is encoded by the coding sequence ATGGAAGCGATACGCGCCGCCGATCTCAAGAGCATTCTGCATTCCAAGCGCGCCAACATCTATTACCTGGAACATTGCCGGGTGTTGATCAATGGCGGCCGCGTCGAGTATGTGACGGATACGGGCAAGAAACAGCTGTACTGGAACATTCCCATTGCCAATACCACCAGCATCCTGCTCGGGACGGGCACGTCCGTCACGCAGGCGGCGATGCGCGAGTTGGCCAAGGCAGGCGTGCTGGTCGGTTTTTGCGGCGGCGGAGGCACGCCGCTGTTCAGCGTCAACGAGCTGGATGTCGAGGTGGCCTGGTTCGCACCGCAAAGCGAATATCGGCCGACGGAATACTTGCAGGCCTGGGTCCGGTTCTGGTTCGACGACGGGCTGCGCTTGCATGCCGCCAAGCAATTACAGGCTGCGCGGCTGCAGTGCCTGCACGCCGCATGGACCACGCGCGCCACGCGCGAGTCCGGTTTCGAGGTGGACGGCGAACGTCTGACGGCGCTGCTGCGGCAAGCCGGTACGCAGATCGACAATGCGCCGGACGTCACCGCGTTGCTGGTCGGCGAAGCGCAGCTGACTAAATCACTGTTCAAGCTTGCCGTCGATACGGTGGGCTACGGCGACTTCACCAGGGCCAAGCGTGGTAGCGGCACGGATATCGCCAACCGTTATCTAGACCATGGCAACTACCTGGCATATGGTCTGGGCGCAACCGCCACCTGGGTGCTGGGTCTGCCGCATGGCCTGGCCGTCCTGCACGGCAAGACGCGTCGTGGTGGTCTGGTGTTTGATGCCGCGGACCTGATCAAGGACGCCGTGATATTGCCGCAAGCCTTTCTGTCGGCCATGCGCGGCGACGACGAACAACAGTTCCGTCGGCAATGCATCGAAGCGCTGACGCGCAACGAGGCCCTGGACTTCGTCATCGACACGCTCAAGCGCATCGCGTTGGAAACATCGCGCCTGGCGGCCCCGGCGGATAATGTGGAATCCCGGCCATGA
- a CDS encoding DUF484 family protein, whose translation MTDTAFTAQDIAAFLQEHPGFFDEHAEVFATLQVPHPHGSRAISLGERQIMTLRERNRELEWRMNELVRNASASESIGAHIAKWCCRLLSESEPQRVPGEIALGLAEQFDLNHVALRLWNLSGQPDNGYGEPVSADLRAFADSLKAPYCGTDTGFEAVAWLDAKPKSLALVPLRLEADGPSVGLLVLGSDDAERFSPDMGTTFLESIGQLASAALHRLEPAAPKA comes from the coding sequence ATGACCGATACCGCATTCACCGCCCAAGACATCGCCGCCTTCCTGCAGGAACATCCCGGCTTCTTCGACGAGCACGCCGAGGTCTTCGCCACGCTGCAGGTGCCGCACCCGCACGGCTCGCGCGCCATCTCGCTGGGCGAACGCCAGATCATGACGCTGCGCGAGCGCAACCGCGAGCTGGAATGGCGCATGAACGAGCTGGTGCGCAACGCCAGCGCCAGCGAGAGCATCGGCGCGCACATCGCCAAGTGGTGCTGCCGGCTGCTGTCGGAATCCGAGCCGCAGCGCGTGCCGGGCGAGATCGCGCTGGGCCTGGCCGAACAGTTCGACCTGAACCATGTCGCGCTGCGCCTGTGGAACCTGTCCGGGCAGCCCGACAATGGCTACGGTGAACCAGTGAGCGCCGACCTGCGCGCCTTCGCCGACAGCCTGAAGGCGCCGTACTGCGGCACCGACACCGGCTTCGAGGCCGTGGCCTGGCTGGACGCCAAGCCCAAGTCGCTGGCCCTGGTGCCGCTGCGCCTGGAAGCCGACGGCCCCAGCGTGGGCCTCCTGGTGCTGGGTTCGGACGACGCCGAACGCTTCAGCCCGGACATGGGCACCACCTTCCTGGAATCCATCGGCCAGCTGGCCTCGGCGGCCCTGCACCGCCTGGAACCGGCCGCGCCCAAGGCCTAG
- the dapF gene encoding diaminopimelate epimerase: protein MGDNPAMNWNFTKMHGAGNDFVVLDGVRQTIEMTPERTRALGDRHFGVGADQILLVERATRPDADFRYRIFNADGSEVEHCGNGARCFVRFVHEQGLSDKNPLRAEISTGILVLDEGDDEQVTVDMGSTRFEPSALPFDTAGLASRQQGQDTLWALELDAPAGLPRSVEVSAVAISNPHAVQVVDDVDAFPVGVIGPLVETHARFPRRVNAGFMQVVDRNNIRLRVHERGAGETLACGTGACAAVAAGIRRGLLDSPVRVQARGGVLTVAWDGAQLRMTGPAESVFSGQIDIDKLVFSMALNR from the coding sequence ATGGGCGATAATCCCGCCATGAACTGGAACTTCACCAAAATGCATGGCGCGGGCAACGACTTCGTCGTCCTGGACGGCGTGCGCCAGACCATCGAGATGACGCCCGAGCGCACCCGCGCGCTGGGCGACCGGCATTTCGGCGTCGGCGCCGACCAGATCCTGCTGGTCGAGCGCGCCACCCGGCCGGACGCCGATTTCCGCTACCGCATTTTCAATGCCGACGGCAGCGAGGTCGAGCATTGCGGCAACGGCGCCCGCTGCTTCGTGCGCTTCGTGCATGAACAGGGCCTGTCCGACAAGAACCCGCTGCGCGCCGAGATCTCCACCGGCATCCTGGTGCTGGACGAAGGCGACGACGAGCAGGTCACCGTAGACATGGGCAGCACACGCTTCGAGCCGTCCGCCCTGCCCTTCGACACTGCCGGCCTGGCTTCGCGCCAGCAAGGCCAGGACACGCTCTGGGCGCTGGAACTGGACGCCCCCGCCGGCCTGCCCCGCTCGGTCGAGGTATCGGCGGTGGCCATTTCCAACCCGCACGCGGTGCAGGTGGTGGACGACGTGGACGCCTTCCCCGTCGGCGTGATCGGCCCGCTGGTCGAGACGCACGCGCGCTTTCCGCGCCGGGTCAACGCCGGTTTCATGCAGGTCGTGGACCGCAACAACATCCGCCTGCGCGTCCATGAACGCGGCGCCGGCGAGACGCTGGCCTGTGGCACGGGCGCCTGCGCGGCAGTGGCCGCCGGCATCCGCCGCGGCCTGCTCGATTCGCCGGTACGCGTCCAGGCGCGCGGCGGCGTGCTCACCGTGGCCTGGGACGGTGCGCAACTGCGCATGACCGGCCCGGCCGAATCCGTATTTTCCGGGCAGATCGACATCGACAAGCTCGTCTTTTCCATGGCGCTGAACCGCTGA
- a CDS encoding lysophospholipid acyltransferase family protein — protein sequence MSNPKKTRTLVTLMKWFGRMRPSTRLRVGAALGWLALKLAKSRVRIVRKNLELCFPDQPEAVRERWVAEHFRALAQSIVDRGVLWYGTPEAVRELVTESGSERINDLTAQGRSVILLAPHFIGLDAAATRLTMEVPSAATMYTPQSDPHIDALVAAGRARFNEVFLVSRKDGVRDLVRHLRAPRPVYYLPDMDFGRQGAVFVPFFGVQAATLLATAQLAKKWDAAVLPVLDFWNPETGKYHAEVLPPLENFPGENTLEEATARLNRELETWVRRCPSQYYWVHRRFKTRPPGEPKIY from the coding sequence ATGAGCAATCCCAAGAAAACACGCACGCTCGTTACCCTGATGAAATGGTTCGGCCGCATGCGGCCGTCCACCCGGCTGCGCGTCGGCGCGGCGCTCGGCTGGCTGGCCCTGAAGCTGGCGAAGTCGCGCGTGCGCATCGTGCGCAAGAATCTTGAGCTGTGCTTTCCCGACCAGCCCGAGGCGGTGCGCGAGCGCTGGGTCGCCGAGCATTTCCGCGCGCTGGCGCAGTCGATCGTGGACCGAGGCGTGCTCTGGTACGGCACGCCCGAGGCGGTGCGCGAGCTGGTCACCGAAAGCGGCTCCGAACGCATCAACGACCTGACCGCGCAGGGCCGTTCCGTCATCCTGCTGGCGCCGCACTTCATCGGCCTGGACGCCGCCGCCACGCGACTGACCATGGAGGTGCCCAGCGCCGCCACCATGTACACGCCGCAGAGCGACCCGCACATCGACGCGCTGGTCGCCGCCGGCCGCGCCCGCTTCAACGAGGTCTTCCTGGTCAGCCGCAAGGATGGCGTGCGCGACCTGGTGCGCCATCTGCGCGCGCCGCGCCCGGTCTATTACCTGCCCGACATGGACTTCGGCCGCCAGGGCGCGGTGTTCGTGCCCTTCTTCGGCGTGCAGGCCGCCACGCTGCTGGCCACGGCCCAGTTGGCCAAGAAGTGGGACGCCGCCGTGCTGCCGGTGCTGGACTTCTGGAATCCCGAGACCGGCAAGTATCATGCCGAGGTGCTGCCGCCGCTGGAGAACTTCCCCGGCGAGAACACCCTGGAAGAAGCCACCGCGCGCCTGAACCGCGAACTGGAAACCTGGGTGCGCCGCTGCCCCAGCCAGTATTACTGGGTGCACCGCCGCTTCAAGACCCGTCCGCCCGGCGAGCCCAAGATCTACTGA
- a CDS encoding lysophospholipid acyltransferase family protein, producing MLLALFRLFASLPLPAAHALGRLAGRLVYACPGKYRRRLQANAAQAGYPDPAFARRAAAQAGAMILEMPRVWFRNEQSLAQVVSDDNEVVAAARAENRGILFLTPHLGCFEITARYLARLMPMTVMFRPPRKDILAPLLETARNSSAVNAVPATMQGVREFVRALRRGESVGMLPDQAPGVGDGVWAPFFGRMAYTMTLPGKLATQTGVPIILTAGERLPGGRGWRIHYVRVPEPLPAEPEAQAALLNAAMETLIRRCPEQYLWSYNRYKTPRGAPPAPQADATPTAG from the coding sequence ATGCTTCTCGCCCTCTTCCGCCTGTTCGCCTCCCTGCCCCTGCCGGCCGCGCATGCGCTCGGCCGCCTGGCCGGACGGCTGGTCTATGCCTGCCCGGGCAAGTACCGGCGCCGGCTGCAGGCCAATGCCGCCCAGGCGGGCTACCCCGATCCGGCCTTCGCCCGGCGGGCCGCGGCCCAGGCCGGCGCCATGATCCTGGAAATGCCCCGGGTATGGTTCCGCAATGAGCAGAGCCTGGCCCAGGTGGTGTCGGACGACAACGAGGTGGTGGCGGCCGCGCGCGCCGAGAACCGCGGCATCCTGTTCCTGACGCCGCACCTGGGCTGTTTCGAGATCACCGCCCGCTACCTGGCGCGGCTGATGCCCATGACCGTGATGTTCCGTCCGCCGCGCAAGGACATCCTGGCGCCGCTGCTCGAAACGGCGCGCAACAGTTCGGCGGTCAACGCCGTGCCCGCGACCATGCAAGGCGTGCGGGAATTCGTGCGCGCGCTGCGCCGTGGCGAATCGGTGGGCATGCTGCCCGACCAGGCGCCCGGCGTGGGCGACGGCGTCTGGGCGCCCTTCTTCGGACGCATGGCCTACACCATGACGCTGCCGGGCAAGCTGGCCACGCAAACGGGCGTGCCCATCATCCTGACCGCGGGCGAGCGCCTGCCGGGCGGCCGTGGCTGGCGCATCCACTATGTGCGCGTGCCCGAGCCGCTGCCGGCCGAGCCCGAAGCCCAGGCCGCGCTGCTGAACGCCGCCATGGAAACGCTGATCCGGCGCTGCCCCGAGCAATATCTGTGGAGCTACAACCGCTACAAGACGCCGCGCGGGGCGCCGCCGGCCCCGCAGGCCGACGCGACCCCGACCGCCGGCTGA
- the cas3f gene encoding type I-F CRISPR-associated helicase Cas3f: protein MNVLFVSQCSKRALTETRRILDQYAERRGDRTWQTPITQAGLDAVRRLLRQRARKNTAVACHWIRGRDHSELLWIVGDARQFNAVGAVPTNTTASDVLRVEDESHWHHLPLMTALTALAALMHDLGKATQAFQDRLKQPGLRERNHYRHEWVSVRLFQAFVGDDDDAGWLRRLAASADADAQAQAFERQWLDTEGGRLLRDGIDEPQAGECLPFASLPPLAQAVAWLVLTHHRLPCKPVSQDSGSIGEDIDQPQYRWRRFGAHPRFVNAAELHGLLQRISADWNEPREDAPISSVHAHWHFPLGLPVGTLAWRKQAARYARKLLELPRPSDWDAAMTDPFAIHVSRMCLMLADHYYSSIEDEAQRKPYRNASYPLYANTSRNHDAPAGKVLFNQTLDEHLLGVQAHATLVARSLPTLTRSLPALQNHRGLKKRNSNPRFQWQDKAADLAAGVRERAQRQGAFIVNMASTGCGKTLGNARIMNALADPGVGMRCAFAIGLRTLTLQTGRVFQRDLGLGDEQLAIKVGGAASSALFEYWEARAEATGSASRQALLDEGGQVLFEGDDRHPLLQRLTDDAQVRSLIAAPVLACTVDHLTPATESLRGGRQIAPMLRLMTSDLVLDEPDDFDMADLPALTRLVHWAGLLGARVLLSSATLPPALVEGLFLAYRAGREVYQRHRGERPGESAAICCLWMDEFQQQEQDCADAQGFRACHERFVEKRVAQLAQAEPRRLAAIVALPTEWSGMNEADRRRDFARYVLAQAWELHQQPHNHGVDPASGKRVSFGLVRMANIDPLFDVALAMYAQGAPAPGVRVHMCVYHSQFPLLARSSIERQLDTVLDRRATDGIDPVFRQPSIRALMDASPESHHLFIVLGSPVTEVGRDHDYDWAVVEPSSMRSLIQLAGRVRRHRPGKAGGVNMRVLDSNLRAYERPSGKAAFCKPGFEMDETGGKTGMERYFHLKSHQLQSLLARETAGAVIWPVDARARISVVKEGLRPTRNLVDLEHARMHEAMLPPATDNPNAPSVQRSASLHWASSENLWLTGLLPQFQRFRHDPAPRVDVALLPDDEEERLLLHRVVDERDRRKPLHVPVDAFQRHSVPLESIAVGCVTPWLRGSLLEDLMTLAQELGQSLPDCAQRYAIASLPDNAGQGWWYHECLGFKAK from the coding sequence ATGAACGTGCTTTTCGTGTCCCAATGCTCCAAGCGCGCGCTGACCGAGACGCGCCGCATCCTGGATCAGTATGCCGAGCGGCGCGGAGACCGTACCTGGCAGACGCCCATTACCCAGGCCGGCCTGGACGCCGTGCGCCGGCTGCTGCGCCAGCGCGCGCGCAAGAACACTGCCGTGGCCTGCCATTGGATACGCGGCCGCGACCATAGCGAACTGCTGTGGATCGTCGGCGATGCGCGTCAGTTCAACGCCGTGGGCGCCGTCCCCACCAACACCACAGCCAGCGATGTGCTGCGTGTCGAAGACGAAAGCCACTGGCATCATTTGCCGCTGATGACGGCGCTGACCGCGCTAGCCGCCCTGATGCACGATTTGGGGAAAGCGACGCAGGCGTTCCAGGATCGCCTCAAGCAGCCTGGCTTGCGGGAGCGCAATCACTATCGTCATGAATGGGTGTCGGTGCGCCTGTTCCAGGCCTTTGTGGGCGATGACGACGATGCGGGTTGGCTGCGTCGGCTGGCCGCTAGCGCCGATGCGGACGCGCAAGCACAGGCTTTCGAGAGGCAATGGCTGGATACCGAAGGAGGCCGCCTGTTGCGCGACGGTATTGACGAGCCGCAGGCTGGAGAATGCCTGCCTTTCGCCTCGTTGCCGCCGTTGGCTCAGGCCGTGGCCTGGCTGGTGCTGACGCACCATCGTCTGCCATGCAAGCCGGTATCGCAGGACAGCGGCAGCATCGGCGAGGATATCGATCAACCGCAGTATCGCTGGCGGCGCTTTGGCGCCCATCCCCGGTTCGTGAACGCTGCCGAGCTGCACGGGCTGTTGCAGCGCATCAGCGCCGATTGGAATGAACCTCGCGAGGATGCACCTATTTCCAGCGTGCACGCCCACTGGCATTTCCCGCTGGGGCTGCCTGTTGGCACGCTCGCATGGCGCAAGCAGGCCGCACGCTATGCACGCAAACTGCTGGAGCTGCCGCGGCCGTCGGACTGGGACGCGGCAATGACAGACCCATTCGCGATACACGTCTCGCGCATGTGCCTGATGCTGGCCGATCATTACTACTCGAGCATCGAGGACGAAGCGCAGCGCAAGCCCTACCGCAATGCGAGTTATCCGCTGTACGCCAATACGAGCAGAAACCATGATGCGCCAGCTGGGAAGGTCCTGTTCAACCAGACGCTGGACGAACACCTGCTCGGCGTGCAGGCCCATGCCACATTGGTGGCGCGTTCGCTGCCCACGCTGACGCGCAGCCTGCCCGCCTTGCAAAATCACCGTGGCCTGAAAAAGCGCAATTCCAATCCACGATTCCAATGGCAGGACAAGGCGGCCGACCTGGCCGCCGGCGTGCGTGAGCGCGCGCAGCGCCAGGGTGCGTTCATCGTCAACATGGCGTCGACCGGCTGCGGCAAGACGCTGGGCAATGCCCGCATCATGAATGCCTTGGCCGACCCTGGCGTGGGCATGCGCTGCGCATTCGCCATTGGCTTGCGCACACTGACCTTGCAGACAGGGCGCGTGTTTCAGAGGGATCTGGGCCTGGGCGATGAGCAGCTGGCCATCAAGGTCGGCGGCGCCGCCAGCAGCGCCTTGTTCGAATACTGGGAAGCCCGGGCCGAGGCGACGGGCTCGGCCTCGCGCCAGGCGCTGCTCGACGAAGGCGGGCAAGTTCTGTTCGAAGGCGACGACCGGCATCCGCTGCTGCAACGTCTGACCGACGATGCCCAGGTTCGCTCGCTGATTGCCGCGCCCGTGCTGGCCTGCACCGTGGACCACCTGACGCCCGCCACCGAGAGCCTGCGCGGCGGCCGCCAGATCGCGCCCATGCTGCGGCTCATGACCAGCGACCTGGTGCTGGACGAACCGGACGATTTCGACATGGCCGACCTGCCCGCGTTGACGCGGCTGGTGCATTGGGCGGGATTGCTGGGCGCGCGCGTGTTGCTGTCCTCGGCCACCTTGCCGCCGGCGCTGGTCGAGGGACTGTTCCTGGCCTATCGCGCCGGACGCGAGGTGTATCAGCGTCATCGTGGCGAGCGGCCCGGCGAGTCCGCCGCCATCTGCTGCCTGTGGATGGACGAGTTTCAGCAGCAGGAGCAGGATTGCGCCGACGCGCAGGGTTTTCGCGCCTGCCATGAACGCTTCGTGGAAAAGCGCGTGGCCCAGCTCGCCCAGGCCGAGCCGCGCCGGCTGGCCGCCATTGTGGCGCTGCCAACCGAATGGAGCGGAATGAACGAAGCCGATCGCCGCCGCGACTTCGCCCGCTATGTGTTGGCGCAGGCCTGGGAACTGCATCAGCAGCCCCACAACCATGGCGTCGATCCCGCCAGCGGCAAGCGCGTGAGCTTCGGCCTGGTCCGCATGGCGAATATCGATCCGTTGTTCGATGTGGCGCTGGCCATGTATGCCCAAGGCGCGCCCGCGCCCGGCGTGCGCGTGCATATGTGCGTCTATCACTCGCAGTTTCCCTTGTTGGCGCGCTCCAGCATCGAGCGGCAGCTAGACACCGTGCTTGACCGCCGCGCCACGGATGGGATCGATCCGGTCTTCCGACAGCCGTCGATACGCGCCCTGATGGATGCCAGCCCGGAATCTCATCATCTGTTCATCGTCCTGGGTTCGCCGGTCACGGAAGTGGGGCGTGACCATGACTACGACTGGGCCGTGGTCGAACCCTCGTCGATGCGATCGCTTATTCAGCTGGCCGGGCGGGTGCGACGGCATCGGCCGGGCAAGGCGGGCGGGGTGAACATGCGGGTGCTGGACAGCAATCTGCGAGCCTACGAAAGGCCGTCGGGCAAGGCCGCCTTTTGCAAGCCAGGTTTTGAAATGGATGAGACCGGCGGCAAGACGGGCATGGAGCGTTACTTCCATTTGAAGTCGCATCAACTGCAATCGTTGCTGGCTCGGGAAACCGCCGGCGCGGTCATCTGGCCGGTTGATGCGCGCGCGCGCATCTCCGTCGTCAAGGAAGGGCTGCGCCCCACTCGCAATCTGGTCGATCTGGAACATGCGCGCATGCACGAAGCGATGCTGCCTCCCGCCACGGACAATCCAAACGCGCCGTCCGTGCAGCGTTCGGCCAGCCTGCATTGGGCCAGCAGCGAGAACCTCTGGCTGACGGGTCTGTTGCCGCAGTTCCAGCGCTTTCGCCATGATCCGGCGCCGCGCGTGGATGTCGCGCTGCTGCCTGACGATGAGGAAGAGCGGTTGTTGCTGCATCGCGTGGTCGATGAGCGGGATCGCAGGAAACCCCTGCACGTGCCGGTCGATGCGTTCCAGCGGCATTCGGTGCCGTTGGAGAGCATCGCGGTTGGCTGCGTCACACCGTGGCTGCGAGGCAGCTTGCTGGAGGATTTGATGACGCTGGCGCAGGAATTGGGGCAGTCGCTACCGGACTGCGCGCAGCGATACGCCATCGCCAGCCTGCCCGACAACGCAGGGCAGGGCTGGTGGTATCACGAGTGTCTGGGATTCAAGGCGAAATGA
- the metK gene encoding methionine adenosyltransferase has product MANNDFLFTSESVSEGHPDKVADQISDSILDAIFTQDPNARVAAETLCNTGLVVLAGEITTTANVDYIQVARDTIRRIGYDNTEYGIDYKGCAVLVAYDKQSPDIAQGVDRSSEDYLNQGAGDQGLMFGYACDETPDLMPAPIWYSHRLVQRQSELRKDGRLPWLRPDAKSQVTFRYVNGRPVEVDTVVLSTQHAPEISQAAIREAVIEDIIKPSFPEGLITPQTKFLVNPTGRFVIGGPQGDCGLTGRKIIVDTYGGACPHGGGAFSGKDPSKVDRSAAYAARYVAKNIVAAGLARQCQVQVSYAIGVAEPINITVYTEGTGVIPDDQIAKLVREHFDLRPKGIVNMLDLLRPIYTKTAAYGHFGRSEPEFSWEATDKVQELKKAV; this is encoded by the coding sequence GTGGCCAACAACGACTTCCTCTTCACTTCCGAGTCCGTCTCTGAAGGGCATCCCGACAAGGTAGCCGACCAGATCTCCGATTCGATCCTGGACGCCATCTTCACGCAGGACCCCAACGCCCGCGTGGCGGCCGAGACGCTGTGCAACACCGGCCTGGTCGTGCTGGCCGGTGAGATCACCACCACCGCCAACGTCGACTACATCCAGGTCGCGCGCGACACGATCCGCCGCATCGGCTACGACAACACCGAGTACGGCATCGACTACAAGGGTTGCGCGGTGCTGGTCGCCTACGACAAGCAGTCGCCCGACATCGCCCAGGGCGTGGACCGCAGCTCCGAGGACTACCTGAACCAGGGCGCCGGCGACCAGGGCCTGATGTTCGGCTACGCCTGCGACGAAACCCCCGACCTGATGCCCGCGCCGATCTGGTACTCGCACCGCCTGGTGCAGCGCCAGAGCGAGCTGCGCAAGGACGGCCGCCTGCCGTGGCTGCGCCCGGACGCCAAGTCGCAAGTGACCTTCCGCTACGTCAACGGCCGTCCGGTGGAAGTCGACACCGTGGTGCTGTCGACCCAGCACGCGCCCGAGATCTCGCAAGCCGCGATCCGTGAAGCCGTCATCGAAGACATCATCAAGCCCAGCTTCCCCGAAGGCCTGATCACGCCCCAGACCAAGTTCCTGGTCAACCCGACCGGCCGCTTCGTCATCGGCGGCCCGCAAGGCGATTGCGGCCTGACCGGCCGCAAGATCATCGTCGACACCTACGGCGGCGCATGCCCGCACGGCGGCGGCGCGTTCTCGGGCAAGGATCCGTCCAAGGTCGACCGCTCGGCCGCCTACGCGGCCCGCTACGTGGCCAAGAACATCGTGGCCGCCGGCCTGGCGCGCCAGTGCCAGGTGCAGGTCAGCTACGCCATCGGCGTGGCCGAGCCCATCAACATCACCGTCTACACCGAAGGCACCGGCGTCATCCCCGACGACCAGATCGCCAAGCTGGTGCGCGAGCACTTCGACCTGCGTCCGAAGGGCATCGTCAACATGCTGGACCTGCTGCGCCCGATCTACACCAAGACCGCCGCCTACGGCCACTTCGGCCGTTCCGAGCCGGAATTCTCGTGGGAAGCCACGGACAAGGTGCAGGAACTGAAGAAGGCGGTTTAA